One window of Nicotiana tomentosiformis chromosome 11, ASM39032v3, whole genome shotgun sequence genomic DNA carries:
- the LOC104110815 gene encoding probable 1-acyl-sn-glycerol-3-phosphate acyltransferase 4 translates to MELSQALASDEKAKHFPLTPFRILRGVICLAILLSTAFICLIYFSPVAAVLLRFFSTHYSRKVVSFLFGLWLGLWPFLFEKINETRVVFSGEHVPPQERVLLMANHRTEVDWMYLWDLALRKGCLGHIKYLLKKSLMRLPVFGWGFHVLEFIPLERKLEVDEPVIRQMVSTFTNPQDPLWLTLFPEGTDFTEHKCKSSQEFATKNGLPVLMNVLLPKTKGFYACLEILRSSLDAVYDVTIAYKNQCPTLLDNVFGVDPSQVHIHIRRIPIEEIPASEKEAFAWLMETFQLKDHLLSNFIANGHFPNEGTEEELSTAKCLVNFTLVIAVTGMLAFFTFYSFIWFKIYVGLSCLYLASAAYFNFRPQPLLGCTNKKPWCRKSS, encoded by the exons ATGGAACTTAGCCAGGCTCTTGCCTCTGACGAGAAAgcaaaacattttcctttaacgCCTTTCAGAATTCTCAGGGGTGTGATATGTTTAGCGATTCTTCTTTCAACCGCATTCATTTGCTTAATTTATTTCTCACCAGTAGCAGCTGTTCTCTTGCGCTTCTTCAGCACACATTATAGTAGGAAAGTAGTGTCATTCCTCTTTGGTCTTTGGCTTGGATTGTGGCCATTCTTGTTTGAAAAGATAAATGAAACCAGAGTGGTGTTTTCTGGAGAACATGTTCCACCACAAGAACGTGTTCTTCTGATGGCCAACCACAGAACAGAAGTTGATTGGATGTACTTGTGGGATCTTGCATTGCGGAAGGGATGCTTGGGCCACATCAAATATCTACTTAAGAAAAGTTTGATGAGATTGCCAGTCTTTGGATGGGGATTTCATGTGCTGGAGTTCATCCCACTTGAGAGAAAATTGGAAGTGGATGAACCAGTTATAAGACAGATGGTTTCGACTTTTACCAATCCTCAGGATCCACTTTGGCTGACCCTTTTCCCCGAGGGAACTGATTTCAC TGAGCACAAGTGCAAAAGCAGCCAAGAGTTTGCTACCAAGAATGGATTACCTGTTCTAATGAATGTACTGCTTCCTAAGACAAAAGGTTTTTATGCCTGCTTGGAAATATTAAGGAGCTCCTTGGATGCAG TTTATGATGTGACTATCGCGTATAAGAATCAGTGTCCAACTCTATTGGACAATGTTTTCGGCGTGGATCCTTCTCAAGTACACATTCATATCAGACGCATTCCCATTGAGGAGATTCCAGCATCCGAAAAGGAGGCATTTGCATGGTTGATGGAGACATTTCAGTTGAAGGATCACTTACTCTCTAATTTTATTGCAAATGGTCATTTCCCTAATGAAGGAACCGAAGAAGAACTCTCTACAGCAAAATGCTTGGTCAATTTTACACTAGTAATTGCTGTTACTGGAATGCTTGCATTCTTTACATTTTATTCATTCATCTGGTTCAAAATATATGTAGGTTTATCTTGTCTATACCTTGCTTCTGCTGCTTACTTCAATTTTAGACCACAACCCCTTCTTGGTTGTACTAATAAAAAGCCTTGGTGCAGAAAAAGTTCATAG